GGATTTAATATTGAGTATTTTAGAGGAGgatttgctttaatttttatggGTGAATAtggtataattattttttttagaatgttaatatgttttttgtttataagtaTTAGAagagtattaataatatttttatatattaatatattctgtatattgattatttttatgcgtGGTTTATTGCCTCGAATGCGGTATGATGAGTTGATGTATTTGTGTTGGAAGATTATTTTACCattagtattaaattatttagtaatgattttttcttttaaaattatatttactttgtttatttagatttgtaattatgaaaaaagttaatagaaaattttatttctatattatattttcaaaatatattcttgttcAAGATCATTAACCTTTAagttaaatgaattaattagtagaatatatgtttatctcaatatttgtatgatataaacaataaaataaaatataagaagtaggataaagataaaatttgtcTTAGGTGAACATAAGGGTATTCAATTGGTTGGGCTCCAATTCaagttagtaaaataaaaatattaataaaagttcaatataaaaattgactaAAAGGGTAAAATCCTATAGTATTTATTGAAGTAGATATTAAtggtataatatataaaattatgattgatATAAGTAAGGCTAATACTCCTCCTAATTTACTTGGAATTGAGCGTAGGATTGCATAAGCAAATAGAAAATATCATTCTGGTTGAATATGAACTGGTGTAACTATTGGATTTGCAGGGATAAAATTGTCTGGGTCTCTAAATATATAAGGATATTGTaagataataatagtaaagattaataaaaaaattataaatccaaatatatctttaagaGTGAAATATGAGTTAAAAGGAATTTTATTGTAGTTTCTATTTAATCCTAAAGGGTTTGATGATCCTGTgttatgaagaaaaaaaagatgtaataatactattattaaaattataaacggtaaaataaaatgaattgaGTAAAAACGATTGAGAGTAGCATTGTTAATGGAAAATCCCCCTCATAATCATTGAACGATTATAGTTCCCATATATGGAATAGTAGACACTAAGTTTGTAATAACTGTTGCCCCTCAGAAAGATATTTGACCTCAGGGTAATACGTATCCTAAAAAAGCTGTGgctatagaaataaaaaaaatagatactcCTACTATTCAggtatttttaagtataaatgaattataatataatcctCGCCCAATGTGAGTGTAtatacagataaaaaatattgaggctccattaatatgaatattatgtattaatcatccataatttacattttgtataatatggATAATTCTGTTAAAAGCTATTAGTGTATTTGGGCAATAATGTATTGATAAGATGAATCCCCTAATAATTTGAATTCCTAAAAATATTCCTAGAAGAGATCCAAAATTTCatcaatatgaaatatttgttggAGTAggtaattttaaaagagagTCATTTATTAtggttattaaattaatttttttcatatttattaaatagaaggtttaaaattatttagatatttttcgtaaagattttgattttattgaagaaattttaatgattgtaAATAggctaattaataaaaatattatacatatgattGTTAGATTGTTATAGGGGTAGgtgtaaagatttaaaatattattaaatattttttcattgattttattcaataagtTAGTTTCCCTTGTTTGATATATTgggttaaaataataaatttttttattaataatattaaaaataagaaatataatatttaatataatagttaataaaaataatttattattatttaaaataaaagttatttgttCGTTAGAAATTAATCTtgagaaatatagaaagataattaataaacctctaattataattaagaaaagtataatggAGTATATGaagtttatttttcaaattgatatatttaatgttattaaaattctataaataatgattagaattatgtttataattggatgagagtaaatattattagctATAAATAtgagtattaaaattattataattgtaataaaaaaaggaataaaggTAGTAGTTTTTATCATATGTTTTTAGAGGgcagaaaatagttttaaataaaatattaattttggggattagagatatatataaatttatatttttctgattataaatttatttagttgatttttttgtttgagtTAAGTTTGGTTGTttgaattgaatattatttttgtttttatgattaaattgtGGGTATGGCTGTTAAAATGATAGATTTTAGAAGGgttaaaatagttatttaaattatgaaaataagatGTGGAATGAATCGAGagtgtattattataaatttttggtaAATTATAaggcatattttaaatttaatataaatattagggtttatttttgatttttagttatttgatagcttaaatattattattattatattttaaatttacaaaatttatgttttaagtTAAACTATAAAGCTAGAttcattcatattttatttaattatttatttttaaataattattttaattatattttttatgatgttataatttatattcatattttttttataactttagttttgttgattttattatttaagtatatattagttattttgatatttttagaagtgatgattattaatatttctataattatgtttgtggtatttagaatattaaaaattgaattttatttaatttattatttggtaTTTAGAGTTTGTGAGAGAGTTTTGGGGATTACTTTATTAGTTTTAGTTATTCGATATTCTGGTAATGAGTTGTATTATTCCTTTAATAtaagaaagttttaattagaatggttattattattaattttttttattatgttaaaatttatttttatattaatttttatgaattttataatagttattaataaaaaaattttattaagtttttattataatttattattttttataagatttttatatttatttatgtatatagaaATTAGGGggatttatattcatttattaataaattattttgggattgataattattctttttttataaatgttttaagaatgtgaattttaagattaatatttatgtgtttagATAAAAAGGAGttattgaagatatttttatttataattttgttgaaagtttttattgggtttttttgttcattaagattaatagtgttttattttttttttgaggtgagattaattccaacattttttttaattatttattgaggaATTAATCCAGAACGATTGAGTGCgggattttatttaataatatatacattatttatttctttgcctttattgatttatattttttggttattttatagatttaaatcttttaatataaatttaataatgtattatatgaataattatttaataagattttttgattatttaattatttttagggctttttttattaaattacctatttattttttccatgtATGATTACCTAAGGCTCATGTGGAGGCTCCTGTTTATGGTTCTATAGTATTAGcagctattttattaaaattaggaACTTATGGTCTTATTcgtttaatgataatttttgtttatagttgtattaattttaattatttaatttttagggTCTCTATTGTAGGGAGATTAGTAGTAAGATTATTATGTTTAACccaaattgatttaaaaagtttGGTGGCTTATTCTTCTGtagtacatataaattttttattagcttctataataactataataaaattaggaaTTTTAAgatcttatattataataattggtCACGGGCTATGTTCGTCaggtttattttatatagttaatatttattatataaaatctcatagacgaattatttttttaaataaagggATGATAACAATTTTACCAGTTTATTctatttgatgattttttttatgttcatctaatttttcttttcctttatctttaaattttattagtgaagttttgataattatagCTATTATTAGGTGGGGGGTGGGgatacttgtttatttaataattatttgtttttttagaagggcatattctttatatttattttcgtacaTTCAGCATggtgatatatatattgaggaaaaaattaattttagtttagtTAAAgagataattgttttaattttacatttatatcctttagtttttttattattaaatttaattgtgttttattagtattaatgatttaagtagtttaaagattaaaataataatttgtgggattatagttatataagaattaaaatatatcttaaattattattaatatattagtttattctttttatatatttataacgtttattttatttttattagtaagGATATGATTATATGTTTTtgattatatgattataatagagtgattaataattagatattgtTCTTtgaatttagaattatttttattattagattgggtatctttattgtttataggttttgttttattgatttcgtcaataatttttttgtataggAAAGTGTATATAGAAGgggataaaaatatagatcggtttatattattagtttttatatttattatatctatgaTTATCATGATTTTAAGtcctaatatttttagtattttatttggGTGGGATGGGTTAGGTTTAGTTTCTTATTGTTTAGTAAtctattatcaaaattatatatcttataattcAGGAATAGTAACTGTGTTATGTAATCGAATTGGGGATGTAGGGTTATTGATATCTATTGGTTTAATAGTTATGTATGGGAGATGGGGTATATATATGTTAGATAGaagaattgtaataatatttttgatcttAGCTGCTATAACTAAGAGAGCTCAgattcctttttcttcttggTTACCAATAGCTATGGCAGCCCCTACTCCAGTATCTGCTTTAGTTCATTCTTCTACATTAGTTACTGCTGgggtttatttaataattcgatttaataatttattaataaaaaggaatttaaataaatttttattatttatttctgttttaactatatttatgGCAGGATTAATGGCTAATATTGagtttgatttaaaaaaaattattgctcttTCTACTTTAAGTCAGTTAgggttaataataataattttaagaatagggtttagattaatttcattttatcatttgttaacacatgctatttttaaatctttactCTTTATGTGTGCTGGAATTATgattcatttaataaataataaccaaGATATTCGAAATTATGggtcattaaataaattagttccTTTTActataataagattttatatttctaatttatcttTATGTGGTTGTCCATTTTTAGCTGGTTTTTATTCTAAGGATTTGATCATAGAATTggtttatttgaataatataaatttgtttttgttatttataattattttttctttaactttaaCTGTATCTTATtcatttcgattattttattatttattttttggagaaataaaattttatagatatttatttgtaaaagaaaatatacttataaatttttcaataataattttgataattttaagaataattgttggtagaataataaattggttattttttttgatttttatgtaccttttttaatattttatattaaatttttaactttaattttatgtggGTTTGGATTAATTTTTGGaaacttaatatatttaattaatataattaatttttatatttatatatatttttttagatctatatgatttttaaattatttaataatgtatatttataagcctgttttatatattaggaaaaatttttatttgattgatAAAACTTGAATTGAGTATTCAAatcgtttaataataaaaagtttgattataaattatatgaagtttggtttaaatatttataaaatttatatatttatagctgTAATAgcaatatttgtattgtttatttattttatttatttaaatagcttaaatttaaagtataatattgaagatattaagataatatatgatgtatttttaaatatttataaataagatattaatatattattatttttatattgaaaatataatgttttaatttaaactatataaataaatatttaataagagatatataatgaatttatttttcattagtGATTGAATTAGaagttcaattttaaatatatctaaaatttatagtgtTGATGGTTAATTGAGGGAAAGACATAGTTTAactagaattaattaaaattcaattaaattattaacaataatttacctCTTTTTTGGTTTTAGTTAATACCTTTAgactattaatataatcaaaattttaagtcGAAATTAAATGTAAGGTTTACTTTAAAggttaattgaaaattattttagacatataaattttgtttataatttttaaatgcaatttaagaGTTATGATTTAACTAATGTccaatgaaataattaattataattttcaatctattgattcttctaaatattctaaatataaaccaataattaaaataattaaaaataggaaaGTAGTAAAAATTACTGTTATATTTATGTAGGTGAATAGATAAATTAGGGGGATTAATAAGGTAATTtcgatatcaaaaattaaaaaaattaatctgattataaaaaattgaattctaaAAGGGATGCGAGAATTTGATAATGGGTCAAAACCACATTCAAAAGGGGAAATCTTTTCTCGatctattaatcttttttttgagattagaaaattaattgataatattattatagaaattaaagaaagaataaaaaatattgaaattaatgttaaaattatttatattaatttaatagattaaatttattaattggaagttaattgtaatatttattatactatataaatatgtatatttattaataatattatttaaaaattattttttaaaatcttcatcaataaattgatacataaagaaataatcaaaCAACGTCAACAAAGTGCCAATATCATGCTGCTGCTTCAAATCCAAAATGATGAATAGAAGAAAAGTGAAGTAAATTTATTCGatagaatgtaaaaaaaagaaatatagttCCGATAATTACGTGTAATCCATGGAAGCCTGTAGCTACAAAAAATCTTGACCCATAAACAGAATCTGAGATTGTGAAAGGTGCttcaatatattcaataagtTGTAatgctgaaaaataaattcctaataaaattgttattaaaagtcTGATAgttctttctttataattattatttaatatagcaTGGTGAGATCATGTGACAGTTAGTCCTGAGGAAACTAAGATGATGGTATTTAATAAAGGGATGTCAAAGGGATTAAAAGGGATGATCCCTAAAGGGGGTCATGATTGTCCAATTTCTATTGCCGGGGATAATGATGAATGAAAATAAGctcaaaaaaaggaaaaaaaaaatagaatttctgaaacaataaataaaattatgccCATACGTATGCCATTATAAACTAAGGGGGTGTGACATCCTTGAAGGGTTGCCTCTCGAGTTACATCTCGTCATCATtgatacatacataataaagTTCCCGGGAttgttaataatgtaaaataatttattttatgaaatcagctaattactataattaaattatttattaaattaaatgaaataatgataGGCCAGGGTCTGACAGAGACTAGGTGGAATGGGTGATTATGTGTAACTGACATAGAAATTTAAACTTCTCTTCTATATAAtgttgttaaaattgaaaatacataGGATTGAATAATTGATACTGAGATTTCTAAAGTGTATAGCAATAATTGAGTTAGGATTAATATTATGAgcataaatgaattattgataGATAGTCCTGTAGATCCCAATAAACATAGAAGAAGGTGTCCTGCAATTATATTAGCAGTTAAACGAATTGCTAAAGTTAAAGGTCGAATTATTAATCTGATTGAttcaattaaaactataaaaggTATGAGAATAGTAGGAGTGCCATGTGGGGTTAAATGGGCTAAAAAGTcatttaaatagtttattaatctataaataattatagataatcaTAAAGTTAATGATATTGATATACAAAATCTTATGTGTCTTGAggctgtaaaaatatatgggAATAAgcctataaaattattaattaaaataaatataaataaccttataaaaataataatatttgagaatgaaaaattaattaaaactttaaattctttatagataaaattaattattaaatttcaaaatataacatatcgAGATGGGATTAATCAAAATTGATAAgggaatattaaaaaaattaaaattattcttaatcaaTTAAGTGAATAATTTATGGATGTTGATGGGTcgaaaatactaaataaatttgttatcatTTTCAGTTTCAAATGGTTACTTGGATAGGggatttatttaaagttttatttaaaaaatataattttataaagtataatataaaaattaataagccTAAAACtaataaggaaaataaataaataattgttcatAATATTGGTATTATTTgtggtataaaaaaatattattataagataataattttaaattgacaatttaatgttatattttaactaatttttttcattaaaaataggagttaatctattataattgatttaaaagatCAATACTTACTTTTCGGtcatttaatgttataaaaaaataataaatttatatattattatatatagataaaagtcattttttaaaatatgaaaaattagttGATTCAATAACAATGGGTATAAATCTGTGGTTAGTTCCGCAGATTTCTGAACATTGACCAAAGTATAGTCCTGGgcggtatatatataaatatatttgatttaaacgACCTGGGGTTGAGTCTATTTTAATTCCTAAAGAAGGTACTGTTCATGAGTGGATTACATCTATAGAAGTGGTTAGAACTCGAATAGGAAAATTAAAAGGTAAGACACAACGGTTATCTACATCTAATAAAcgaaattcatttaaatttaatgaattagatGGGGTTATAAatgaatcaaaatttaaattaatgaagtCAGAATATTCATATCTTCAATATCATTGGTGGCCAATAGTTTTAATTgttagtttattattatgtatttcatCAGTGagatataagattttaatggaTGGGATagcaataaagattaaaataaatattgggGTAATAgttcaaattaattcaattgtaTGTCCTTGAAGTAAAAAtcgatcaattaatttattgttaataagtttaaatataataaaagaaattattaaagtaataaaaattaaaattattatagtaaagtcatggaaaaaaattattatatcataaattggAGAGTTTGAATTTTGGAGAGAAAGAGTTCaagtattgatttttaataaaaaagtaaaatttttatatatgaagtTTAAATTCATTGCACTTATCTgccatattaaaaaattgaagggATTTCATCGTATCTATGATTTTTTGGGGGGTAGTAATTTAATCATTCTAGAGAtgggtttaaaaaaaatatagaaataattttacgtttagaTGATAAAGcttctcaaataataaaaattaataaaattagtcttataattgagattaaagatccaatagatgaaataatgtttcaaGCAAGAAAATTATCTGGATAATCTGAATATCGACGAGGTATTCCCCTTAAGCCTAAAAAATGTTGGgggaaaaaagttaaattaactCCAATGAATATAGATCAAAATTGAAtgttaagataataattatttatagagaATCCTGAAATTAAAGGGAATCAATGGATAAATCTAGCAATAATAGCAAAAACAGCTCCTATAGATAGTACATAGTGAAAATGTGCTACTACATAATAGGTATCATGAAGAACAATGTCAATTGATGAATTAGAAAGTATAATTCCGGTTAACCCCcctatagtaaataaaaaaataaatcctaTTGCTCATCAGAGAGTAGggttgtaattaattttagttccATGAAGAGTAGTAattcatctaaaaattttaatacctGTAGGGATAGCAATAATTATAGTTGCAGATGTAAAATAAGCTCGTGTATCTACATCAAGACCAATGGTAAATATATGATGTGCTCAAACTACAAATCCTAAGAATCCAATGGCAATTATAGCATAGATTATTCCTAAGGAtccaaatgtttctttttttcctctttcatTTATAATGATATGGGAGATTAATCCAAATCCTGggagaattaaaatatatacttcgGGATGtccaaaaaatcaaaataggTGTTGGTATAAAATTGGGTCTCCTCCTCCTGAAGGATCAAAGAATGATGTATTTAGATTTCGGTCAGTTAAAAGTATTGTAATTGCTCCTGCTAAAACAGGTAAAGATAAAAGCAATAATACAGCTGTAATTAGAATTGATCAAACTAAAAGAGGGAttttgtcaatagaaaaatttttatggtgtatatttagaattgttgagataaaattgattgccCCTAAAATAGAAGATATTCCTGCAATGTGTAAAGAGAAGATGGCTAAATCAACGGATGGTCCGCTATGGTATATGTTTGCTGCTAAAGGAGGATAAACTGTTCACCCTGTACCAACACCTGTgccaataaaatttctaatagttaaaagtaaaattgaagGGGGTAATAAtcaaaatcttatattatttattcgagGGTATGCTATATCTGGGGCTCCTAATATTAGTGGTACTAAGAAATTACCAAAACCACCAATTATAAAGGGCATtactataaagaaaattataataaatgcatgTCCTGTTACAATTGAGTTATAAATTTgatcatttataattagagAATTACATGTTCCTAATTCTAATCGAATGATTATTCTTATTGATGACCCAATTATTCCGGATCAAatggcaaaaataaaatataatattccaaTATCTTTGTGATTAGTAGagtataatcattttttcatagtttaaaatgttatgtctgataaaagtaataaattgtaaatttatttatgaaatttttaatttctaacattatgaaatagaaagaatttattttatagtttataaaaatattaaattgcaaatttaaagaaattttttaaaaaaattaaaatatttaaaaattaagatttatatttatataatatattataaactttgaaggtttaaagtttaaattaacttaaaatctttttgttttattaattatataaataattagataattataataataggggataaaataataataaaaaagtatagaaatatatgagaaatttttaaataattgggttgataagaataaagttttgatttagaaatgttaataaatatatttaaatataatatattaatgtataaaaaaaatataaaaaaagatctaaaaatcattaaaattattattataaataaattaaaggagttatttattataataaaaattctaaatcattttaaaataaagaatgaaaaaggTGGTATTCttgctatatttaaaattataataattgtaaataaatttaaattaaagttattaatatttaaaaaattataaaaaattttataaaaagataatataaaaaatataattattataataaaagtgtaTAATATTAGGTAAGTTAATCAgagaatgtttttaaaataaattaataatattaatcatccTGATTGATTAATAGATGAGTaagttaaaagtttttttagatttaatagatttaatattattaatgggGGAATAAcagaacatataaataaaattaataaaatttgaaaattttttatattaattaatgaaaacatataaaaagggatgattttttgaatagttaaaaaaaaaaaaagtatatctcAAAATAGATATAGGGATAATAGGGGTATTCAAAAATGAAAAGGGGGAATACCTAGTTTTACtattaaacttaaataaattaaataggtaattatttttttatcaaacatatttattaaatttaaagaaattctaaaaattaaaattatagaagggataatttgaattagaaaataaaaaaaaattatttttttattatttatatatatagctatataggaaataaataaaaaattattaatttctattaaaaatcaaatatttatgaaatcatttataaataaagagataattgataataaaattagatttattaagataaaatatttagaaaataaattaaaaattaataattataaataattttataaaatttatttaaaagataaatgtttaatttaattattttatgaataaaattatattttaatgtaagatgcataataatgtttgaaattataagaaaaagtttaattcttttaaatataattgaatttaatgaaaacatttataaaaaatgtatgatttattctatcaaaataatcctttttcaggcatttcattaattaaataagagattaaattaatctatAGTTAGGGTATGAACCTAAAAGCTTTATTTAGcttacttattttaaaatataatataataattttagattagcatatattttttttttttttaataaaaatattaaaaatttttaatatttttattaaaaaaaatataaataacattaataatttatataatatatatatataaataataatattaagtttattataaaaaattatttatttaattaattattaaaaaattattgaatttataaaattttataatttaaataaagaaaaatgtatataaatatattatataaatatattatataaatatattatataaatatattatataaatatattatataaatatattatataaatatattatataaatatattatataaatatattatataaatatattatataaatatattataaatatattatatatataaatatattatataaatatattatataaatatattatataaatatattatataaatatattatataaatatattatataaatatattatataaatatattatataaatatattatataaatatattatataaatatattatataaatatattatataaatatattatataaatatattatataaatatattatataaatatattatataaatatattatataaatatattatataaatatattatataaatatattatataaatatattatataaatatattatataaatatattatataaatatattatataaatatattatataaatatattatataaatatattatataaatatattatataaatatattatataaatatattatataaatatattatataaatatattatataaatatattatataaatatattatataaatat
The Linepithema humile isolate Giens D197 unplaced genomic scaffold, Lhum_UNIL_v1.0 unplaced_2, whole genome shotgun sequence genome window above contains:
- the LOC137001863 gene encoding NADH-ubiquinone oxidoreductase chain 5-like — its product is MIIMILSPNIFSILFGWDGLGLVSYCLVIYYQNYISYNSGIVTVLCNRIGDVGLLISIGLIVMYGRWGIYMLDRRIVIIFLILAAITKRAQIPFSSWLPIAMAAPTPVSALVHSSTLVTAGVYLIIRFNNLLIKRNLNKFLLFISVLTIFMAGLMANIEFDLKKIIALSTLSQLGLIIIILRIGFRLISFYHLLTHAIFKSLLFMCAGIMIHLINNNQDIRNYGSLNKLVPFTIIRFYISNLSLCGCPFLAGFYSKDLIIELVYLNNINLFLLFIIIFSLTLTVSYSFRLFYYLFFGEIKFYRYLFVKENILINFSIIILIILRIIVGRIINWLFFLIFMYLF
- the LOC137001864 gene encoding LOW QUALITY PROTEIN: cytochrome c oxidase subunit 3-like (The sequence of the model RefSeq protein was modified relative to this genomic sequence to represent the inferred CDS: substituted 6 bases at 6 genomic stop codons), which gives rise to MSVTHNHPFHLVSVRPWPIIISFNLINNLIIVISXFHKINYFTLLTIPGTLLCMYQXXRDVTREATLQGCHTPLVYNGIRMGIILFIVSEILFFFSFFXAYFHSSLSPAIEIGQSXPPLGIIPFNPFDIPLLNTIILVSSGLTVTXSHHAILNNNYKERTIRLLITILLGIYFSALQLIEYIEAPFTISDSVYGSRFFVATGFHGLHVIIGTIFLFFTFYRINLLHFSSIHHFGFEAAA
- the LOC137001865 gene encoding LOW QUALITY PROTEIN: ATP synthase subunit a-like (The sequence of the model RefSeq protein was modified relative to this genomic sequence to represent the inferred CDS: substituted 4 bases at 4 genomic stop codons), producing the protein MITNLFSIFDPSTSINYSLNXLRIILIFLIFPYQFXLIPSRYVIFXNLIINFIYKEFKVLINFSFSNIIIFIRLFIFILINNFIGLFPYIFTASRHIRFCISISLTLXLSIIIYRLINYLNDFLAHLTPHGTPTILIPFIVLIESIRLIIRPLTLAIRLTANIIAGHLLLCLLGSTGLSINNSFMLIILILTQLLLYTLEISVSIIQSYVFSILTTLYRREV